From Columba livia isolate bColLiv1 breed racing homer unplaced genomic scaffold, bColLiv1.pat.W.v2 Scaffold_178, whole genome shotgun sequence:
gatcctcagcacggccctgaagatctgcacataggacaccacaatgaacacaaaacacccaaatccTAAGCagacactgaccacaagaagccccatttccctgaggtaggagtgtgagcaggagagcttgaggatctgggggatttcacagaagaactggcccagggcattgcccttgcacaggggcagtgaaaatgtattggccgtgtgcagcagagcattgagaaacccagtggcccaggcagctgctgccatgtggacacaagctctgctgcccaggagggtcccgtagtgcaggggtttgcagatggcaacgtagcggtcctacgacatgatggtgaggagacaatactctgaaccaagcaagaaacaaaaagaga
This genomic window contains:
- the LOC135577906 gene encoding olfactory receptor 14A16-like, which produces KPLHYGTLLGSRACVHMAAAAWATGFLNALLHTANTFSLPLCKGNALGQFFCEIPQILKLSCSHSYLREMGLLVVSVCLGFGCFVFIVVSYVQIFRAVLRIPSEQGRHKAFSTCLPHLAVVSLFLSTGIFADLKPSSISSPSLDLVVSVLYSVVPPAVNPLI